A part of Bubalus bubalis isolate 160015118507 breed Murrah chromosome 6, NDDB_SH_1, whole genome shotgun sequence genomic DNA contains:
- the LOC112585699 gene encoding putative olfactory receptor 2B3: MQDFLWENQSSVSEFILLGFSKDSQINTILFNIFLFLYVSTLAGNGLIVTLIHLDSRLHTPMYFFLSVLSMLDMSYVTTTVPQMLVHLVCQKKTISYIGRVAQMYIFLVLGITEGWLFSVMAYDRYVAICYPLRYKVIMSPWLCGAMVVFCGLWGVSCSLVYTVFTMRLPYCGPNEINHFFCEVPAVLKLACADTSLNDQVDFILGFILLLVPLSFILASYIRIFATILRIRSAQGRLKAFSTCASHITVVTMFCGPAMFMYMNPGANASPERDKKLALFYNVISAFLNPIIYSLRNKDVKRAFLKLTGWSRTTE; this comes from the coding sequence ATGCAGGATTTCCTCTGGGAGAACCAGAGCTCCGTGTCTGAGTTCATCCTTCTGGGCTTCTCCAAGGATTCCCAAATTAATACAATCCTCTTCaacatcttcctcttcctctatGTCTCTACTCTTGCGGGCAATGGGCTCATTGTCACCTTAATCCACCTGGACTCCCGCCTCCATACACCCATGTATTTTTTCCTCAGTGTCCTCTCCATGCTGGATATGAGCTATGTTACCACCACTGTGCCCCAGATGTTGGTACATCTGGTCTGTCAGAAGAAAACTATCTCTTACATTGGGCGTGTGGCCCAGATGTACATCTTTCTGGTGTTGGGCATCACTGAGGGCTGGCTGTTCTCTGTCATGGCCTATGATAGATATGTGGCCATCTGCTACCCACTCAGGTACAAGGTTATCATGAGCCCATGGCTGTGTGGGGCAATGGTGGTCTTTTGTGGACTGTGGGGGGTGAGCTGCTCTCTAGTTTACACTGTCTTCACTATGCGCCTGCCCTACTGTGGCCCCAATGAGAtcaaccacttcttctgtgaGGTTCCTGCTGTTCTGAAGCTGGCCTGTGCAGATACATCCCTCAATGACCAAGTAGATTTCATCCTAGGTTTCATCCTTCTTCTGGTACCCCTTTCCTTCATTCTGGCTTCTTACATCCGTATCTTTGCCACCATATTGAGAATTCGCTCAGCCCAAGGTCGGCTcaaggccttctccacctgtgcctcCCACATCACTGTGGTCACCATGTTCTGTGGGCCTGCCATGTTTATGTACATGAACCCTGGGGCCAATGCCTCCCCAGAGCGGGACAAGAAACTTGCCCTGTTCTACAACGTCATCTCTGCCTTTCTCAACCCCATTATCTATAGCCTCAGAAACAAAGACGTAAAGAGAGCTTTCCTCAAGCTAACAGGCTGGAGCAGGACCACTGAATGA
- the LOC123334142 gene encoding olfactory receptor 2A12-like produces MWMPPGQNQSWVSEFILLGFSSDPTTNRTLFSAFLLLFLSSVLGNGLIITLICLDTRLHTPMYFFLCILSLLDMGCVTTTVPQLLVHLLSRSQTISFAGCWLQMYIFGAVGLTECILFVVMAFDRYVAICYPLRYTVILSWGLCTRLSAGTWACGFFFSLIHTFFTMRLPYCGPNMVNHYFCEGPSVRNLACMDTHIIEMVDLVISVFMVVAPLLLIVASYIRIAQAIFKFKSMQARCKTFSTCASHLTVITFFYAPATYLYMRPNSSYSPEQDKQISLFYNVFTALLNPVVYSLRNKDMKRAFLKVMGR; encoded by the coding sequence ATGTGGATGCCTCCAGGGCAGAACCAAAGCTGGGTTTCTGAATTTATCCTGCTTGGCTTCTCCAGTGACCCCACGACCAACAGGACCCTCTTCAGtgctttccttcttcttttcctgagCTCAGTCCTTGGCAATGGGCTCATCATCACGCTGATATGCCTGGACACGCGTCTCCACactcccatgtacttcttcctctgtaTCCTCTCCCTGCTGGATATGGGCTGTGTCACTACCACTGTGCCCCAGTTGCTGGTGCATCTTCTTTCTCGATCCCAGACCATCTCCTTTGCTGGTTGTTGGCTACAAATGTATATCTTTGGTGCCGTGGGCCTGACCGAGTGCATTTTATTTGTCGTCATGGCCTTTGACCGGTACGTGGCCATCTGCTATCCACTGCGTTATACTGTCATCCTCAGCTGGGGCCTGTGCACACGACTGTCAGCTGGGACCTGGGCCTGTGGTTTCTTCTTCTCTCTGATCCACACTTTTTTCACCATGAGGCTGCCATACTGTGGGCCCAACATGGTCAACCACTACTTCTGTGAAGGCCCTTCAGTACGAAATTTGGCTTGCATGGATACCCACATCATTGAAATGGTGGACCTGGTCATCAGTGTCTTCATGGTTGTTGCCCCACTCTTGCTCATTGTGGCCTCCTACATCCGTATTGCCCAGGCCATTTTCAAGTTCAAGTCCATGCAGGCCCGCTGCAAGACTTTCTCCACCTGTGCCTCCCACCTGACTGTGATCACATTCTTCTATGCTCCAGCCACCTACCTCTACATGAGGCCCAATTCAAGCTATTCCCCTGAGCAAGACAAGCAGATCTCACTCTTTTATAATGTCTTCACTGCTCTGCTTAATCCTGTGGTCTACAGTCTGAGGAATAAGGACATGAAAAGGGCTTTTCTCAAAGTGATGGGGAGATAG